CCACTTCTCTTCGCGGTAGGAGCGCAGGTCCTCGCCCCAGCCGCCCTCGGGCGTCTGGTGCTCGACCAACCAGTGCATCGCGGAGACGATCGCCGGGTGCTCCGCGCTGACCCCCGCGGAGATCAGCGCCGGCACGACCGCACCGGTGCCGTAGACGTGGTTCACGCCCCAGCGACCGAACCACGACCCGCCGGCCTCCTGGTTGTCCAGCAGCCAGCGGACCCCGCGCTGGGTGATCGGGTGGTCGGAGCGGCCCAGCAGCGCGAGCATCTCGACCATGTGCGCGGTGACGTCCGCCGACGGCGGGTCGACGACCTCGCCGAAGTCGCAGAACGGGATCTTGGTGACCAGGGTGCGCACGTTGTCGGCGTCGAACGCGGCCCAGGCCCCGTTCGACGAACGCATGCCCACCGACCAGTCGACGCCCCGTTCCGCGGCGGCGCGCAGCCGGGCGGCGAGCTCCGGGTCCGCGGCGGCGATCGTGCCGGTCGCGGCGGAGGCCGCCGAGGCAGCCGCCGAAGCGGCGGCCGAGCCGGGGCCGGAGCCGTCGGAGTGGTCCACCGGGCCGTGGCCGTCACCGAGCAGGCGGCGGATGGCGATGACCACCTCGGCGGTGTCGTCGACGTCCGGGTAGAAGTCGTTGTCGAACTCGAACGCCCAGCCGCCCGGCGCGAGGGTGGGACGGCGCACCGCCCAGTCACCGGCGACGAGCACCTCCTCGTCGGCGAGCCAGCGACCGGCCCGGACCATCGCCGGGTGGTCACCGCCCAGGCCGGCGTCCGCGAGCGCGACGACGGCCAGCGCCGTGTCCCAGACCGGCGACTGGCACGCCTCGATGCGGCGCACCGTGCCCTCCGGGGTCTCCTCGCGGATCGTGAACCGGTCGAGGGCGCGGAACGCCATCGAGATCACCGGGTGGTTCAGGGGGTAGCCCATGAGGTGCAGGGCCATGATCGAGTAGACCATCGGCGGCTGGATGCCGCCCCAGCAGCCGTCCGCCTCCTGCCGGGCGATCACCCACTCCGCGGCGCGGCGCAGCGCGAGCCGGCGCAGTGGCTGGAAGGGCCGCTTCTCGTAACGGTGCAGCACCGCGTCGAGCCGTTCGAACGCGCCGGCCCAGCTGCGCACCGGCGACTTCGGCGCCTTGGGTGCCGGGACCCGCAGCTCGTCCAGGGTGAACCCGAACGAGCGCACCGGCCGCAGCGAGCCGACGATCGTCAGCGCCACCACGGTCTGGCGGGCCCAGCAGGCGAAGTCGTAGATGTTCAGCGGGAACCACGGCGGCAGGAAGGTCATCTCCGCCGGCAGCACCGGGACGTCGTCCCAGGACCACTCGCCGAACAGCGCCAGCCAGATCCGGGTGAACACCCGGGCGGCGGCGATGCCACCCGCGGAGCGCACCAGCTCGGCGGCGGAACGCATGTGCGGGGCGTCCGGGTCGTCCCCGGCGAGCCGCAGCGCGACGTAGGCCTCGATGGTGGTCGACAGGTCGGACGGGCCGCCGTAGAAGGTGGCCCAGCCGCCGTCGGAGAGCTGCTGGGAACGGATCCAGCGTCCGGTCTCAGTGGCCGTGGACGGGGTCAGGATGCCGAGGAACTGCCGAAGCATGAGGTCCTCGGCGTCCATGGTGACGTTGGTCTCCAGCTCGCCCTTCCACCAGCCCTCCTCAGCCTGCAGGGAGAGCAGATGGTCGCGGCCGCGGCGCATCGCGTCCACCGCCGGGTCGGCCGGCGCGCCGGTCGACACCGGGTCGG
This is a stretch of genomic DNA from Parafrankia discariae. It encodes these proteins:
- a CDS encoding terpene cyclase/mutase family protein; its protein translation is MSLTSDQSSAAPTAAAQNPKIPSPSVARPSADAGSFAPAGAVLTDPVSTDPVSTGAPADPAVDAMRRGRDHLLSLQAEEGWWKGELETNVTMDAEDLMLRQFLGILTPSTATETGRWIRSQQLSDGGWATFYGGPSDLSTTIEAYVALRLAGDDPDAPHMRSAAELVRSAGGIAAARVFTRIWLALFGEWSWDDVPVLPAEMTFLPPWFPLNIYDFACWARQTVVALTIVGSLRPVRSFGFTLDELRVPAPKAPKSPVRSWAGAFERLDAVLHRYEKRPFQPLRRLALRRAAEWVIARQEADGCWGGIQPPMVYSIMALHLMGYPLNHPVISMAFRALDRFTIREETPEGTVRRIEACQSPVWDTALAVVALADAGLGGDHPAMVRAGRWLADEEVLVAGDWAVRRPTLAPGGWAFEFDNDFYPDVDDTAEVVIAIRRLLGDGHGPVDHSDGSGPGSAAASAAASAASAATGTIAAADPELAARLRAAAERGVDWSVGMRSSNGAWAAFDADNVRTLVTKIPFCDFGEVVDPPSADVTAHMVEMLALLGRSDHPITQRGVRWLLDNQEAGGSWFGRWGVNHVYGTGAVVPALISAGVSAEHPAIVSAMHWLVEHQTPEGGWGEDLRSYREEKWIGRGEPTASQTAWALLALLAAEPASGTAEWAAVERGVRWLCDTQRADGTWDEPQFTGTGFPWDFSINYHLYRLVFPVTALGRYVTLTGRSTS